A single genomic interval of uncultured Pseudodesulfovibrio sp. harbors:
- a CDS encoding transporter substrate-binding domain-containing protein codes for MLTPISAKARTSDTLTWLYFNFPPVYIRHDTNVTGYGKQIIDIINAETKNTKHRMLFATPGRMIEDIKAEKNVLILGLIKTPEREKIMYFSKYPCRLASASVIAIRSEDKAKFAPNGTASAKKLFDNKTLIFGDIPNIRYGALDGLVTENKVQHRTISTPEGLPHLLGMLVRKRIDWTITDPMAATYLERQNSWDNEIIMVPISEAPQEFIPGYIVAPKTEWGAKMMQHVDAILRKTIKSGRLKEILTPYAPKGLEAEFDASYKRLILEPAR; via the coding sequence TTGCTGACGCCTATTTCCGCCAAAGCCAGAACGTCAGACACCCTCACATGGCTCTACTTCAATTTCCCCCCCGTCTACATAAGGCATGACACGAATGTCACCGGGTACGGCAAACAGATCATCGACATTATCAATGCCGAGACAAAAAACACCAAACACAGAATGCTTTTTGCCACACCGGGGCGTATGATCGAAGACATCAAGGCGGAAAAGAACGTACTGATACTCGGCCTGATAAAAACCCCTGAACGCGAAAAAATCATGTACTTCAGCAAGTACCCATGCCGTCTCGCGAGCGCGTCAGTCATAGCCATTCGCAGTGAAGACAAGGCAAAATTCGCTCCGAACGGGACTGCATCCGCCAAAAAACTGTTCGACAACAAAACCCTCATATTCGGCGACATACCGAACATCAGGTACGGCGCTCTCGATGGACTGGTTACTGAAAACAAGGTTCAGCACCGCACCATCAGCACACCGGAAGGCCTCCCACACCTGCTGGGCATGCTCGTCAGGAAACGCATTGACTGGACCATCACCGACCCCATGGCCGCCACATATCTGGAACGGCAAAACTCATGGGATAATGAAATCATCATGGTTCCCATCAGCGAGGCTCCGCAGGAGTTCATTCCCGGCTATATCGTTGCCCCCAAGACTGAATGGGGCGCAAAAATGATGCAGCATGTCGATGCAATACTGCGAAAGACCATCAAGTCCGGACGACTCAAGGAAATCCTTACACCATATGCCCCCAAAGGCCTGGAAGCAGAATTCGACGCCTCATACAAACGGTTGATCCTCGAACCGGCTCGATAA
- the ruvB gene encoding Holliday junction branch migration DNA helicase RuvB: MSKCTLPEENVRPRRLDDFIGQDDLRDNLDVFIKAATERERPLDHTLFYGNPGLGKTTLARIMASELGVNMVSTSGPVMERSGDLAAILTNLERGDILFIDEIHRMPATVEEVLYPAMEDFQIDLVIGSGPGARTVKLDLEPFTLVGATTRLGLLTSPLRDRFGCIFRIEFYTPEELGRIVERAAGILDVKVDPEGAFAIGSRARGTPRIANRLLRRVRDYALVHGDGVVTRELAESSLERLDVDQYGLDNMDRKILTLMVENFNGGPVGLKTIAAACAEEVRTIEDIYEPYLIQCGFLKRTPRGRVATPKAYQHLKLRLEDEDQLRLI; this comes from the coding sequence ATGAGCAAATGCACACTCCCTGAAGAAAATGTCCGGCCACGGCGGTTGGACGACTTTATCGGCCAGGATGACCTGAGAGACAATCTCGACGTGTTCATCAAGGCTGCCACCGAGCGCGAGCGACCGCTCGACCACACGCTTTTTTACGGCAACCCGGGGCTTGGCAAGACCACACTCGCCCGCATCATGGCCAGTGAACTCGGCGTGAACATGGTTTCCACGTCAGGCCCGGTCATGGAACGATCCGGGGACCTTGCCGCCATCCTCACCAATCTTGAGCGCGGCGACATCCTGTTTATCGATGAAATTCATCGCATGCCCGCGACGGTCGAGGAAGTGCTGTATCCGGCCATGGAGGATTTCCAGATCGATCTGGTCATCGGTTCCGGTCCCGGTGCCCGTACGGTAAAACTCGACCTCGAACCGTTTACTCTGGTCGGGGCGACCACGCGCCTTGGGCTGTTGACGTCACCCCTGCGGGACCGGTTCGGCTGCATTTTCCGTATCGAGTTTTACACGCCGGAAGAACTGGGCCGCATCGTCGAGCGTGCAGCGGGTATTCTTGACGTCAAGGTCGATCCCGAAGGCGCGTTTGCCATCGGCAGTCGGGCGAGAGGGACACCTCGTATCGCCAACCGCCTGTTGCGCCGAGTGCGCGATTATGCGCTGGTTCATGGTGACGGCGTGGTGACCAGAGAGCTTGCCGAGTCGTCACTTGAGCGTCTTGATGTGGACCAGTACGGTCTTGACAACATGGACCGCAAGATTCTTACGTTGATGGTGGAGAATTTCAATGGCGGGCCGGTTGGGCTCAAGACCATTGCCGCTGCCTGCGCCGAAGAAGTGCGTACCATTGAGGATATTTATGAGCCGTACCTGATTCAGTGCGGTTTTCTGAAGCGCACGCCGCGCGGTCGTGTGGCAACGCCCAAGGCGTATCAGCATCTCAAGCTGCGCTTGGAGGATGAAGACCAGCTCCGACTGATATAA
- a CDS encoding class II aldolase/adducin family protein, translated as MKRLCEKYAAKLSNQGLAAPGAPIIGGLDAELVWNRHDPRIEHLAGIFDAMSINSLVFAKPAEPYATIIDFLARKHPETIRPEDTETRTFLHDIPVCHEFTTKAISAALKRRKAVIIPGEGIASFGTVSPEQGFVFYSSTIFACTVLFFSEYLAAARRNYLDEEFRSTFARVVAALPSPRTDIPNLAPAPLADEETVLAAMTEAGRAVVEYGLVDSFFGNISYRLDDTIYISQTGSSLDELEGCIDPCPMDGSTTAGLTASSELSAHEGVYRNADALCMLHGHPKFSVIMSMNCDKKDCPNRGQCHIKCTECRTVDGVPIVPGEVGTGPTGLCNTLPPAVASSGAAIVHGHGVFTSGQPDFTQAFKRLLETENRCRELYFEQISALGGWNRK; from the coding sequence ATGAAGCGACTCTGCGAAAAATACGCCGCCAAACTCTCGAATCAGGGACTTGCCGCACCCGGTGCCCCGATCATCGGTGGTCTGGATGCCGAACTGGTCTGGAACCGGCACGACCCGCGCATCGAACACCTCGCCGGGATTTTCGACGCCATGTCAATCAACTCGCTCGTTTTCGCCAAACCGGCTGAACCATACGCGACCATCATTGATTTTCTCGCCCGCAAGCATCCTGAAACGATCCGCCCAGAAGACACAGAAACCCGTACCTTTCTGCATGACATACCCGTCTGCCATGAATTCACCACGAAGGCGATCAGCGCGGCCCTCAAACGCCGCAAAGCCGTTATCATCCCCGGAGAAGGGATTGCGTCTTTCGGAACGGTCAGCCCGGAACAGGGCTTCGTGTTCTACTCGTCCACCATCTTCGCCTGCACGGTACTCTTCTTCTCGGAATATCTGGCTGCTGCCCGCCGTAACTATCTTGACGAGGAATTCCGTTCCACCTTCGCCCGCGTCGTGGCCGCTCTGCCCTCTCCGCGCACAGACATTCCAAACCTCGCTCCCGCGCCGCTCGCAGATGAAGAAACCGTACTCGCAGCCATGACTGAAGCAGGACGTGCCGTGGTCGAATACGGTCTGGTCGACTCCTTTTTCGGGAACATCTCGTACCGCCTCGACGATACCATCTACATCAGCCAGACCGGCAGCTCCCTAGATGAACTCGAAGGCTGCATCGATCCCTGCCCCATGGACGGCTCGACAACGGCAGGACTGACCGCTTCCTCGGAACTCTCGGCGCATGAAGGCGTCTACCGCAACGCGGACGCCCTGTGCATGCTGCACGGACACCCGAAATTTTCAGTCATCATGTCCATGAACTGCGACAAAAAGGACTGCCCGAATCGCGGACAGTGCCATATCAAATGCACGGAATGCAGAACGGTTGACGGCGTGCCCATCGTCCCCGGCGAAGTCGGCACCGGTCCCACCGGACTGTGCAACACGCTCCCTCCGGCAGTCGCCTCATCCGGCGCAGCCATTGTCCATGGCCACGGCGTTTTCACCTCGGGTCAACCCGACTTCACCCAAGCATTCAAACGTCTTCTGGAAACGGAAAACCGTTGCCGCGAGCTCTATTTCGAACAGATATCCGCCCTTGGCGGCTGGAATCGAAAGTAG
- a CDS encoding CPBP family glutamic-type intramembrane protease codes for MNFDTAERLTAAPILWFIAITFTATFGIEVWLIQNKISFGDVAIQSSPALWLLAIMWIPGLTALLVSLFMEKTGIRGLKNALSLRIGSLGPYFLTLFIAPAVYAAMYGLSWAFGLTEPDLSMAALTAAIGSDEPVTRETVFQVMLPLSIFLGPFINFVFGLGEELGWRGFLLPRLMPLGKIPAYLVLGILWGLWHAPLIWAGFNYPGHPVAGIAMMCVLSTAFGLFINEMTLHYRSSLLAAFIHGAVNAQGYGIWAWLFPGTAPLLGGGTGIIAAAIWLATGILTICILSRFRSKNT; via the coding sequence ATGAACTTCGACACCGCCGAAAGACTAACCGCCGCACCAATACTCTGGTTTATCGCGATCACCTTCACCGCCACTTTCGGTATTGAAGTCTGGCTGATCCAAAACAAGATCAGTTTCGGTGACGTTGCCATCCAGTCGTCACCGGCCCTCTGGCTGCTCGCCATCATGTGGATTCCTGGCCTGACAGCCCTACTGGTATCGCTGTTCATGGAAAAGACAGGCATCAGGGGACTGAAAAACGCACTGTCCCTGCGAATCGGCTCTCTGGGGCCGTACTTCCTGACTCTGTTCATCGCACCAGCGGTATACGCAGCCATGTACGGCCTGAGCTGGGCCTTCGGGCTGACGGAACCGGACCTCTCCATGGCTGCCCTGACAGCAGCCATCGGCAGCGATGAGCCTGTCACCCGGGAAACGGTCTTTCAGGTCATGCTGCCACTTTCCATTTTTCTGGGTCCATTCATCAATTTCGTCTTCGGACTCGGCGAAGAACTCGGCTGGCGCGGCTTCCTGCTCCCCCGTCTGATGCCGCTGGGGAAGATTCCTGCCTACCTCGTGCTCGGCATTCTCTGGGGACTCTGGCATGCCCCGCTCATCTGGGCAGGCTTCAACTACCCCGGCCATCCGGTCGCGGGCATCGCCATGATGTGCGTTCTTTCCACCGCCTTCGGACTCTTCATCAATGAGATGACCCTGCACTACCGCTCCAGCCTGCTGGCCGCTTTCATTCATGGCGCGGTCAATGCACAGGGCTACGGCATCTGGGCTTGGCTTTTCCCCGGCACAGCCCCTCTCCTCGGCGGCGGAACCGGCATCATCGCCGCCGCGATATGGCTGGCTACCGGCATACTGACAATCTGCATACTCTCCCGTTTCCGCTCAAAAAACACATGA
- the ruvA gene encoding Holliday junction branch migration protein RuvA codes for MIGYLQGKLLSADEKGLVVLTPGGVGYEVAAPTSVIAKLPGKGGEIELFVHTQVAEKAIDLFGFLESDDLDLFRTLISIDKLGPKKALAILSMYDAEHLREIAFREDVTMLSRVPGIGPKSAKQILWHLKDKVSKLTGGTKSTVKAGGPQGPQGEYLDTLAGLKGLGYAEEEVRSLIIETFEAEPDLDAAGAIRVVLKKIAAARS; via the coding sequence ATGATCGGATATCTGCAAGGAAAACTTCTTTCCGCTGACGAAAAGGGGTTGGTCGTTCTTACTCCCGGTGGGGTTGGGTATGAGGTGGCCGCGCCTACGTCGGTTATTGCGAAACTCCCCGGTAAGGGGGGGGAGATCGAACTTTTCGTTCATACTCAGGTGGCTGAGAAGGCCATAGACCTGTTCGGTTTTCTGGAGAGCGACGACCTGGACCTGTTCCGCACCTTGATTTCCATCGACAAACTTGGGCCCAAAAAGGCGCTTGCCATCCTTTCCATGTATGATGCCGAGCATCTGCGCGAGATCGCGTTCCGTGAGGATGTTACCATGTTGTCCCGTGTCCCGGGCATTGGGCCGAAGTCCGCCAAGCAGATTCTGTGGCATCTCAAGGACAAGGTGAGCAAACTGACCGGCGGCACCAAAAGTACGGTCAAAGCCGGTGGGCCGCAGGGACCGCAGGGAGAATATCTCGATACCCTTGCGGGTCTCAAGGGGCTGGGGTACGCTGAGGAGGAAGTCAGATCATTGATTATTGAAACCTTTGAAGCGGAACCAGACCTTGACGCAGCCGGAGCCATTCGGGTGGTGCTCAAGAAAATAGCAGCGGCACGTTCATGA
- a CDS encoding rubredoxin, which produces MDKWECPCGYVYDPAEGDPENNIAIGTSFEDLPEDWVCPQCGAEKEYFEKL; this is translated from the coding sequence ATGGATAAATGGGAATGCCCGTGCGGCTATGTGTACGATCCGGCTGAAGGTGATCCTGAAAACAACATTGCTATCGGAACTTCGTTTGAGGACCTCCCCGAGGATTGGGTGTGTCCCCAGTGCGGTGCGGAAAAGGAGTATTTCGAAAAACTGTAG
- a CDS encoding class I SAM-dependent methyltransferase, whose amino-acid sequence MNDSEFIKNNELEQRHWWFRGRRAVLRAMLGSLQLSSGARILEAGCGTGGNLPMLGEFGSVDAMEYNPLALEFAKANHPSLTIRKGELPDEIPYPDESYDLVCAFDVLEHIQEDGKAVAALAGKLKPGGVLLCTAPANQWMWSQHDVINHHYRRYSLSSFSALFSGNELSVKSASYFNTFLLPAAALVRLFSSGGGESDLNETSAAVNTMLTRIFSFERHLLPAVRLPFGVSVLCAAIKGR is encoded by the coding sequence ATGAATGATTCCGAATTTATAAAGAACAATGAACTGGAACAACGGCATTGGTGGTTTCGAGGCCGTAGAGCCGTGTTGCGTGCCATGCTTGGCAGTTTGCAGCTTTCTTCAGGTGCCCGAATTCTTGAGGCCGGTTGCGGAACCGGTGGCAATTTACCCATGCTGGGGGAATTCGGTTCGGTGGATGCCATGGAATATAATCCGCTGGCCCTTGAATTCGCCAAAGCCAATCATCCGTCACTCACTATCCGCAAAGGGGAATTGCCTGATGAAATTCCTTATCCGGATGAATCATATGATCTTGTCTGCGCCTTTGATGTCCTTGAGCATATTCAGGAAGATGGCAAGGCTGTGGCGGCTCTTGCAGGAAAGTTGAAGCCGGGGGGAGTGTTGCTTTGTACGGCTCCGGCAAATCAGTGGATGTGGAGTCAGCATGATGTCATCAACCATCATTACCGCCGTTATTCGCTGTCCTCTTTTTCCGCCTTGTTTTCAGGCAATGAGCTGAGCGTGAAATCGGCTAGCTATTTCAATACGTTTCTGCTCCCCGCTGCTGCTCTTGTTCGTCTGTTTTCTTCCGGGGGTGGAGAAAGCGATTTGAATGAGACCTCTGCGGCAGTGAACACCATGCTGACACGGATTTTTTCATTCGAACGCCACTTGCTTCCTGCTGTGCGGTTGCCGTTCGGAGTGTCGGTTTTGTGTGCTGCGATAAAAGGCAGATAG
- a CDS encoding carboxypeptidase-like regulatory domain-containing protein — translation MFQKALFCFLLLTALSSQAFADSSAILYGAVTHNGQPLPNALVTIIGEATYTSKTVMTNENGVYVIDKLKADEYIIRALAQPEGVYSPAEQNIFLENGKEKEVNFSMKKTSE, via the coding sequence ATGTTTCAAAAAGCCCTTTTCTGCTTCCTTCTGCTCACAGCCCTTTCATCTCAGGCGTTTGCCGACAGTTCCGCCATCCTCTACGGCGCAGTCACACACAACGGGCAGCCCCTCCCGAATGCGCTTGTCACGATCATCGGCGAGGCAACCTACACCAGTAAAACCGTCATGACCAATGAGAACGGCGTCTATGTCATCGACAAACTCAAGGCCGACGAATACATCATCCGGGCACTGGCCCAACCCGAGGGCGTGTACAGTCCGGCAGAACAAAATATTTTTCTTGAAAACGGCAAAGAAAAAGAGGTCAACTTCTCAATGAAGAAGACCTCTGAATAA
- a CDS encoding GtrA family protein, protein MASNLNKTLSLAAQVGRFGIVGALATLVHVVLFTGIVKGGLASPMVANFVAFVPAFLLSFYSHFSWTFRCTHLTEKKQILLVLCKFLVAALLGLGLNAGWVYLVTDILQTEYYYSNLFFLFVTPAILFVFNKCVVFK, encoded by the coding sequence ATGGCATCAAATCTGAATAAAACTCTTTCCCTTGCGGCTCAGGTGGGACGGTTCGGTATTGTCGGAGCGCTTGCCACATTAGTGCATGTCGTTTTGTTTACCGGTATTGTGAAAGGTGGACTGGCATCGCCCATGGTTGCGAATTTTGTTGCCTTTGTTCCGGCTTTCCTGTTGTCTTTTTATAGTCATTTTTCTTGGACATTTCGATGTACCCACCTCACAGAGAAGAAACAGATCCTGTTGGTTCTGTGTAAGTTTCTTGTTGCGGCCTTGCTCGGACTCGGATTGAATGCCGGTTGGGTTTATTTGGTCACGGATATTCTTCAGACAGAGTATTATTACTCCAATTTGTTTTTCTTGTTCGTGACCCCAGCCATCCTCTTTGTTTTCAACAAGTGCGTCGTTTTTAAATAG
- a CDS encoding GlsB/YeaQ/YmgE family stress response membrane protein, protein MGIIAFLLIGLVAGFLAGKILKGGGFGLVGNMIVGLVGAIVGGFVFRFVGVQTTSMIGELVTATVGALLFLFVLGLIKK, encoded by the coding sequence ATGGGCATCATTGCGTTTTTACTGATCGGACTGGTGGCAGGTTTTCTGGCCGGGAAAATTCTTAAAGGCGGTGGATTCGGTTTGGTCGGCAACATGATTGTCGGACTTGTCGGGGCCATTGTGGGCGGGTTCGTGTTTCGATTTGTCGGCGTGCAGACAACTTCCATGATCGGAGAGCTTGTTACTGCTACGGTCGGGGCCCTGCTTTTCCTGTTTGTTCTGGGGCTTATCAAAAAATGA